In Falco peregrinus isolate bFalPer1 chromosome 9, bFalPer1.pri, whole genome shotgun sequence, the genomic stretch TACCCTTTTTCCACTACTTGCCATAGGGCTTTGCGCCGGAGATGCTTAAGGACTCTGTTGTCTATAGAAAGCCTACGTGCCTTGCGCTGAAGTGTTGTCTGAACACCAGCTGCTCCTCCCTGACTTATTTCTTGGAATTTGCCtcaattttttccttcctgctgctgcaggagcagcgtGTTAAGTGGCAGGGAAGGTCAGAGGAAGAACATGTGAATGCCAAAGGAGAGCAGTGTGCCCCAACACCACTTTTGGCAAGAAGATCCTTTGCTGTAGCAGCTTGCCCATGTGCCTGTAATgcatccagtgggatttctGGGGCTAGCAGGGCCCCAGATCCCCTGTTCATGCTGTAAAgcacattttcacatttcaagACACCATTTCAGAACCTCCTGATCCATTTACAGCTGGTGGTACCTACTGCTGGGCTCACtcccatggcaggcagcactCAAACCATCCCTGCGAGGTTCTTGTTCAACGTTTCTCAGGATCGTGAGGAGCCATGagcttccccagctctgcacagggCTATCCTTCGCTGttagcagctgcctgccctACTGAAGACAGAGCAAGTGCCCTGAAAAGGGGCCAAACAGTCTGTGGAAACAGCCAAAGTGATGTGTGACACATCTAGAAAAGGCAGGCTGAAATACCCCGCTAGTTATAGCTCCTATGGCCctgtgcagccaggcagggcacagagcTTCATTAGCACCCTTAGAACTGCCCTGTACTGCCCGATAATACTGTGTTTTTCTAACATGCCTGGTAATCACTTGCAAGCACtctattgcaaatattttcatgcttgCACTGAAGCTGCAAAACTAACAAAGCTCTGAGCTGCAAAGGAGACAAGAAGAGACAGTGCTGTTGAACAAGAGCCAGGACAAATAACTTCTACCATGCTGTAGGCTCTACAACAAACTTTAATAGTCTGGAATTACACTGCCATCCACGGAGCTGCTTATAGGTAACTTGGGGAAAGCTCTAAAGCAAAAGAGTTGCTATAAATCCTTTTTGTCCTGCTAGCTCAACATTCCCTTtccccaaatatatttttgccctctgtttctttagaaaaggTATTTACACATAACACAGGAGTTACTCAGGAATCCAGATGTGTGCTAAAGATGAAGTCATGCACCTGTGATTATTCTTCAGCAGGGGTTTCACCATGTCCTCAAAGAAAAAAGGCCAGTACAGGGCAGTAAGGTCTCCCTTCTGCCTTTGACAGGACATACACCATACCACTGATTTGTAATGTGCAGGGGAAAAACACCCTTCTTGTTTTCAGAGCCCAAATAAAAAATCTGGAGAGTTGATCTGGTGGAAAGAGTCAGCAAAGTAAACAGTTTTCCTTCCAGTAGCCATAGAAGAGTACAAAAGAATCCAGCGTCACAACCAAATCATCATTCCTCCCCAAATCCTCTGCCCCGTTATCTACAAGTTCCCAAACTCTGCAGTCAGCCAGACCTGCACCTGTGTCTTGAGGCAGGAGGGAACAAGCGTTATTCCAAGTtacagagaaacagcaaaacccaggagatgctgctgagcTCTTCCGTGTCTCATAGGTGCAGGATGGAACCGAGCATTTGCTGAGCACCACACAGAGTATTCCTCAAAGGTTTGGAAAAATGACCAGAAAGACGCCACGACACACGCTGCCACCACCTCTGTCACAATACTTACAGAGCTGCAGTTTACAAGTTCAGCCAAGTGACAATGAGGGGGATGCTGAGGATGGAAACGTTGGGAACATGGGTCCAGGTAAAGCTCTGGGTcgtgctggggctgcagaggtcAAACAAGCTGCCTTGAAATTTGATTTTCTGAGACTCCCTTCTCAGCATCTCCCAGatggctgctgcttccttctggCACTCCCAGAGCGCTGTCAGGGCACACGTGTGAAATTCATCCCAGTACCTGCAGCCAGGGGAGACACCACACCATCAGTCCCTTTGCATTAGCACAGTGCCAGGATGCCAGGCAGAGCCTTGCTGCTCTGAGCCTGCCCTTCAGGCAGAAACAGCCTCTGTGTTTTATGCAAGTTGCCCAGACTATTGATCCCCTCCATCATCTCCCAGAACATCTTGACTAAAACTCCAAACCTCAAAACACACTGAAGTTATTTCatgggttgtttttgttgggtttttttttcccccccctttctctgGAAGTCaataaaatccattattttcCATCAACAAATGCTTCCCTTCAGCACCGAGCACCCCGAGTATCTAAAACAGGCTGCAAACAAAGGCCCAGCACATTTCATTCATAGCTTCCTCCAAGCTGAGTCAAGGGCGAAACGCAAACACAAAGCAAGGAGAAGGACAACAGCTCCTGCAGACTGTCGCAGCTTTATAACTGGGGTGTGGGGGAGTTATTCACTGTGTTCTCATTAGACACAACTCCATTTATCTGCTGGGTATTGCCCTGTGTGAGTAGAAGCTGTTCAATGGAAAGAGGCTCTTGGAGAGCACCAGGGAAAAAACAAGACGGGCAAAGATAACCCATGGTCCTGTGGGAATGAACTGGGAGCTGCTCGCTGAAGACCCCCTTGGGCAGCCATCCCCTGGGGCTGGCACTTTggaattgtttttttcagatccaGAGCTAGAACCAGGCAGGGAAAAACCCTGGAAGAAATGGGGCCAAAACCCACAGCCCCTGAAAAAGACTCTTCCAGGAGGGGCACAGTGGACACCACCCTACCGGTCCGGTACACTGGAGCCAGCGCCATGCAGGATGGCCCTGCTCTGCATTTATCCAGAGCAGCATCCAGCCTGCCAAGGCTTTACCCTCTCCCTGAGCTCCTTCCTTACTCTTGGTGAAGAAGCGTGGTGGCTCTGAAGAAGCTGGTTTTGAGCTGTTTCCAGCGAGATCCCTGTGCACCGGTGACAAGCtgagcagggagggatgggCTCCAGCTGTCCAGGGACAAGGACAGCAGGTACCAGGCTGGGCCATGTGTCCCCACGCGGTGTGAGGAAGGACCAGAATGGGCACCCCACccgatatttttttttttttttttttttttttttttgctgctgagtATGGGAGAATTAGACTCAGTACCAGCCCCCTCAAAGGCTGCTGTAGGCACTGCTCTGTGACAAGGAGGGCACCCAAAGCCTGGCAGGTTGCTGAACGCACACCAGCATGTCCACAAGTCCTGACACAGCTGAATTCACAGGCGAGGTCTCTGTTTTGTAAgtacaaacccacaaaataaaatggcagGAGCCTGAAAGTCTCAGCAAATGCCACAGACCATCACATCCTCTAGAAGTGGTTCCtctccaaaacaaaaacttcCCCAAGAGACAGAAGAGGCTCTGTGCCACTCTTGCCACTAACCTTCCCCCCATGGATTCTTTCAAACAGGGTTTCTTTTACCTGAAGAGAActctgcaaaagcatttttctattGCAGCTTCTTTGGAGCAACGTGTCCTGGCACCCGGTGCCAGGGCAAGAGGGACCAGCTGCGGGCAGCACCCCCGAGTCCtagccagctccccagcctctgccagcccacAGCACCGAGTGATGAGTGACTTGCACCCCAAGGTACCCGATtgccctcccctccaccccagtTTTGCTGTCCTGTCCCACattgctggggctgggcaccaCCTCCAGGCCATAGATTACCTGCAAGCTGGGGACTGCTTAGAGGACAGGAGCAACTGCTCTGCCACCTTCCCCGTGCCCTCCAGGACACCAGGCACACGTGCCACCCCCTCGGGAAGGAGATGTAGCCCGGCCAGCTGAGCAGGGACCCTGCACATGGGAAGGGGACAGCTCAGTTTTGTCCAAATGCCCAGTGCTGGAGATGACACCTTGTGCAGACCCAAGCACTCTGTTTATTTAGTTTTCCTACCAGGGCCTACATCAGAGCGCCAGCTGTGAGGGAGTTCATTAAACTGAGTCACTGTGGCAGAAGAAATGTCCCCAGATAATGAGAAAAGCTGGTGCCAACACAAGTAACCTCCTGTGCTTGCTCctgagctgtggcagcagcagcagcaggcagctctgccaggtgAGAGTTAAACCTAGCCTGTGTCTTCAGGCAAAGGATGGCTGGGGGAAGGTGAAGAGGGATGACAGCTCCTGTCTGGTTCTGCTTTCAGCCCGGATGGCAGCTCCCAATGTTTCAGCCTTCACAGCCTCCAtctgctcagccaggcaggctgctgtCAGACAGCTCGCCCAGGCTGGCTCTGGGGCAGCATCCTGCACATAGGGCCGAGATGCCACCAGCCCCatgctggctcccagctctgtgtcTGTCCCGCACCCACACTCCCAGAGAGGGGACCACGGCACCAGAAAAGCCAACAGCGGTGGGGAAGGCTGAGAGTTAAGGTcaataattcagaaatacttcCTGGCAGGAAGCTGGGAAATCAGCTTTCTCCTCCAGCCAGGGCAAGCCCAGCTAGCCATGCACCAGGACCAGCAGGAGAAGCTGGCACGTCACAGAAGGCACAGAGTTTCATCCCTGCCAGCAGGGAAGACCCCAGGACCTGTTCTGTGATGGTTAGAGCCCCAGAGCCTGTAAAAAAACCTTAACTCACACATTTTGTGCAAGTTTCAGCAAAGGAACTACTCCTCCAGCAATCAACCACGGCACATGCTGGGCTGTAGGCTCAGTTGTTTCCCGATACCAAGaagccacattaaaaaaaaaaaaaaaaaaaaaaaaagcagcatacaTCAATGTTAAGACCCTGCTGAGCGGCAGCTCTGACCCAGCATGGGCAAGGCCAGGAGCGAAGGCAGCCAAGCCCCCACACTTACAAAAGTAGCCCCCAGGGCACATGTGACCAGGAGTGCGGTGACCACGGTGGGCAAACAGGGCATGCTGCCGCAGCTGCCACAGGACAGGCACGAGAGGCTCCCAGAGGCGAGCTCCAGGAGTGGTCATCACCCTCCCAGAAGAAACCTAGCCATGGTGGCCACTTGGCCAAAAGCCAGCGTCAGAAGGCATCAGGCAACCCAGACAGAGCTCCCAGTGAACATGTGGGTCACGGGGAGAGCCTGAGCCTGTCGGTGCTGCCCAAGGGCAGCAGAACACCAGTGTGAGGGGTGACAGGGTGAATgatctgctcagcctggtggcagagctggaagaggaCATAGAAACATTGCCATAAGGGATGAGGAAAAGACTGAAGTATTTAATGCTTTGACTCAGTCTTCACTAGTAAGACCAGTTACCCTCTGGGCGCTCAGCCAGCACAGGGGCAGCGCACCACAGATAACTGCCCCAACCCTCTCTCTTCCAGGGATCAGCCCCAGGGGTGGGACACGCAGGGGGTCCTGGCCTGGGGCCGTACTCACCCACAGACTTGGTGCAGGCCCTGCAGCTCGATGCCATCCGCCTCCTCGTATGTGGCCATGTTTTCCCCCAGCTTGAGGATGCAGTCCGAGAAGCCTTGGTAAACGTTGGCACAGGTGGTGCCCgatgccagcagcccagccaggtGCCCTGCCAGCCACCCAGGGGGTCAGCATGAGCACCGAGATGCTTGGGAACAGAGACCACCTCCTTCTTGGGGTGacctgggcagccctgggccaccACAGTGCCAGTGCCACCGAGGCATGGCGAGCTCCCACTTCCATGCAGGACACACGTGAACCACACACCGTCCCTCACCcatgcccagccctgcctgtgttTGCAGAGAGCCTGAAACAGCCGCTCTGCGTGGGTAGGGAGCCGATGCAGGGgaagccccctgcccacccacccccagcacccaccccccggcccagggagggcagggacaggcagggggtGCACAGCCAGCGCAGCACTGGCAGCCAGGACCCACCGACccagagaggagggaggggaccGCGCATCGCCCCCACCTTGGGCACCCCAGATGTCACCCGGGAAGTGGCCACGACCCCGGCCCGGCCACCCCCGGCAGCCTTACCCAGGGCGAGGAGCAGCACGGCCgtgccccgccgctgccccatCCCGCCGCCGGCTCCGCCCGGGCTCGGGCTCCAGCcccgctgctgccgctgccgctgccgccgctaATGCTGCCGCTGCCGCTAATGCTGCCGCTAATGCTGCCGCTAATGCTGCCGCTAATGCTGCCGCTAATGCTGCCGCTAATGCTGCCGCTGCCCGTACCCCCATGGCCGGCAGCGCTCCGCGCCCGCCTCCGCAGGGAGAGCGCCCGGCCCCGGCTGCCGCTAATGAGCAGCTTTGGCCGCGGCTAATTAAGGAGGGGGCTGGACGGCAGCTAACGAGTTGCCAGGGGCAGCCCCGTGCCCGCACCCCGCGGCTCCCTGGATCCTGCACCCCTGGACCTCACAGCATCGCATCCCCTCAGGACTCTGTCAGCACCCACGGCTccccccccctgcaccccacaccCAGGGACTCTGCGCCCATGGGCCCCATGGCACCCCTTGACCGGCACCCTCCATCACCCCGAGTGGGGAAGAGGGGCTGGTGCCCGCTGCCAGAAGCAGGAAAGCGGGCAGGACCAGGGTTGCTTTGCTCCAGGTTTAGTCTCTTTAACAGCACAGGGTAAACCAATGCAGGACGTGAAGCAAAGACCTGAGACCGTGTAGGTTCAAAGCCTTAAATGTCAGCACCTACAAAACCTTCTCCCCTGATCCTGGCACCAGCCGTTCCCAAGGCTGTCACAGCCTTCAGGGCATTCGTTGGGATTTTGCATCGCTATGGCCTGATCCTGGCTTTTGCCTAGTGAGTCCCTTGTCTCTTCCTCCAGCAGGAAGGGGAGCAGAAGGATTCCTGGCTGCTTTGATGGCATTACTGCAGGGGTCGGTCACGTCAAAACTCACTCTGCTGGTGACAGCTTTGCTGTTGGGGACATGACTCTCCACTTGCCCATGAACGCCACTGGTGCCCAGTGCCATGACCTCCGTAAGTGGGAGCCCCTCGGTGCACAGGTACCACCTGCCCCCAGGGTGGCCGTGCCAGCAccccagccacctccagcaCCCAGAACACAGAGCAAGTGAAAATCACAACTCTGCAAACCCTGTGGGTGCCCAAGGAAAATGCAGAGAGAGCTTGGGTctgaaaaacataaataaatctaTTTACAGAACAACAACTCAACACAAAAACCTACAAACCTTCTTGGAAgctcccccccagctctgccaaggcCTGCATCTCCATCAGCCCGGGAAGAAAAGCAAGCGGCAATCATTTCAGTTAGGCTGCTGGTGGTCCTTGTGTTTGCCGCAATGCTGGGACACATCGTGGCGAGCGGGACTCTGCTGCCAGAGCTAAGCCCTGGCTGGGCATGGGAGCTGGGCACTGCATGGAATGACTTGGGTTGCCTGGCCCAAGGAAAGCGCAGGGCAGTGCAGTGGTGGCAGTTGTGCTGCCAGGACAAGGGGACCGAgtgctgtgtccctgctgctggtgggcccgctcaccccagccccagcccagcagcaggcaacCCACCCTCGCTGAGGGTAGTGGATGTGAAGCACAtgtctgtcctgctgctggtgggtcTGTCAccacctcctccacctcctcctccatctccaCACCCACTTCCACACTGCTGgcacccacctctgcagcctccagcaTGAGGCAGCATATCCTAAGCCAGAAATCAAGCAGAAAAGTGCATCGGTCCTGCCCTGGCCACCTTAGTGCACCTGTGGAATGGGCGTCTCGGCACCCCTGGCCCCTCTTGCCACCTGGGGGGAACCATGGGGTGATATGGGGCCACGGGGCACatcccctgcagctcctggctggaggctgggaggCTCCTTTGCCACCATCACCTACCGCCACTGATGggccagcacctgcagctggaggatcCTGTGCTCTGTGTGCTTCACCAGCCTGGGGAGCGGCAAGGTTTTGTGGATCTGccagaggaggg encodes the following:
- the LOC101913663 gene encoding neuritin-like, with the protein product MGQRRGTAVLLLALGHLAGLLASGTTCANVYQGFSDCILKLGENMATYEEADGIELQGLHQVCGYWDEFHTCALTALWECQKEAAAIWEMLRRESQKIKFQGSLFDLCSPSTTQSFTWTHVPNVSILSIPLIVTWLNL